A window of Microbacterium hominis genomic DNA:
CGGCCGGACGGTAGAAGTATCCGATCTTCGCGAACACGTGGCGGTCGTCGAAGCCGAGATCGCGGTCGGCGACCAGCGAGAAGATGATCTCCCAGCCGTTGACCGAGTACTGGTTCCCGTCTTCGTCCGTGAGCGGCCACGTGTCCCACACCCACACCTCGCCGTTGGACATGTCGGGGAAGTCCTGCGGAACGGTGGGCATGGTCAGTTCGGCGGGCATCGAGTTCTCCCGGGAGGGAGCGCTCGGGTCTGAGAGGCGCTGGAGCTGGCGGGCGTCGGCCCGCGTCCACTTGGCGGTGAAGTCGTCTTCGGGGGCGAACGCCTCCTGGGTGTGCAGGGTCGGCTCCGGGCCGTCCTGCAGGTCGGGGGTGGCGGCGGTCGCCGCCGGGGCGCCGATCATCGCGGTGGCCACGAGCGCGCTCGCGACGACACCGCCGACGAGGCGTCGCCGGGAGCGGTGCGGGGGAGTGTGCATGAGTCTCTCCTTCGGAGGATGGAAGTGTGTGCAAATCGATTTGCACCGTTCTATGGTTGCACGCTTCGCGCCGGTGCGCATGTCGTCCTTTCGGGGGACAAGGATGCCGCCGCGGCCGTGCGCTTGACTCCCGCTGCGACGGCGTGCATAATCGTGCAGGCAGATGTTAAATCGATTTATCACAGCGAGGTGATCACATGGCGCGAGCGCGCATCTCCGACGTCGCGACCGCGGCGGGAGTCTCGCCGACGACCGTCTCGCTCGTCCTGAACGACGTGGAATCGCGGATCTCGGAAGAGACGCGCCGCCGTGTGCGCGAGGCGGCCGAAGCCGTGGGCTATGCGCCCAGCTCCGTCGCCCGCGGCCTGCGCACTCGCCAGACCCGCACGATCGGGCTCATCTCCGACCAGATCGCCACCACGCCCTTCGCGGGCCGCATGCTCGCCGGCGCGCAGGACGCCGCACGGGAGAACGGCCGCCTCGTCTTCCTCGTCGACACCGGTGGCGACGACGTCATCGAGCGCGAGGCGATCGCCGCCCTGTCGGCGCAGCAGGTGGACGCGATGATCTACGCCTGCATGTGGCACCGGGTCGTGCCCGCGCCGGAGGGGCTCCCCGCGGGCACCATCTTCATGGACTGCCGACCCGAGGGCGGTGGATTCCGCAGCGTCGTGCCGGACGACCGCGAGGGCGGTGCGGCCGCGGTGCGCGAGCTGGTCGCAGCCGGGCACCGTCGCATCGCCTATCTCGACACCTCCGACACCCCGATCGCCTCCGGACTGCGCTACGAGGGCTACCGGGCAGCGCTGGCCGAGGCCGGCCTGCCGTTCGACCCGGCGCTGCACGTGAGCGGCGACACCTCCGCGCAGGGAGGCCGCGCGGCGGCCGATCGACTGCTCGAACTGCCGGAAGACCGTCGCCCGACCGGCATCTTCTGCTTCAACGACCGCATGGCCATCGGCGTCTACACCGCCGCTCACCACCGCGGACTCGAGATTCCCCGCGATCTGTCCGTCGTCGGCTACGACGACCAGCAGCTGGTCGCGGCGGAGCAGGATCCCCCGCTGACCACGATCGCCCTGCCCCACTACGCGATGGGGCGATGGGCGATGGAGGTCGCGCTCGGCGTCCGCGCGGAGGGGGATGAGGACGCCACGCACCTGATGGAGTGTCCCATCGTCAGACGGAACTCAGTGGGCCCGCCGCCGGCGCAAGTCGCCAAACCCAGCCGGCGACGGGCTTAAACCAACCGAACGGCCGCAGAGGGCGGCCCCGATCGGTGATCGACGTGGACGTCGATCACAAGAAAAGGAAACCACAATGAAGCGCAGGACTGCGCCGATCCTCGCATCGGCAGGGCTTGTCGGGGCGCTCGCCCTGACCGGATGCGG
This region includes:
- a CDS encoding LacI family DNA-binding transcriptional regulator, yielding MARARISDVATAAGVSPTTVSLVLNDVESRISEETRRRVREAAEAVGYAPSSVARGLRTRQTRTIGLISDQIATTPFAGRMLAGAQDAARENGRLVFLVDTGGDDVIEREAIAALSAQQVDAMIYACMWHRVVPAPEGLPAGTIFMDCRPEGGGFRSVVPDDREGGAAAVRELVAAGHRRIAYLDTSDTPIASGLRYEGYRAALAEAGLPFDPALHVSGDTSAQGGRAAADRLLELPEDRRPTGIFCFNDRMAIGVYTAAHHRGLEIPRDLSVVGYDDQQLVAAEQDPPLTTIALPHYAMGRWAMEVALGVRAEGDEDATHLMECPIVRRNSVGPPPAQVAKPSRRRA